ATTAAAACAGCCTGGTGTAGTAGCATTTTTTTCAGCCAAAGACTTAACAGAAGAACAAAACGCTATAGGACCTATATTCCATGATGAAGAATTGTTTGCAAGTAAAAAAGTAACAAGTCAAGGACAGACTATCGGAGTTATAGTAGCGCAAGATCAACAAGCAGCTCAGAGCGCTGCTAGGAAAGTACACATAGAATATGATGAATTAGaaccaataattattacaatagaaGATGCTATTAAACATAAATCGTTCTATAAACAATTtcctaaaacaataaaaagaGGCAATGTACAATGCGTGTTTGAAGACTCaatgaatattattatagaaggaGAATGCCGGTTGGGTGGGCAGGAGCACTTTTATTTAGAGACACACGCGGCGTTTGCGATTCCAAAGAAAGAAGACGATGAGTTAGAGATACTTTGTTCTACTCAACACCCATCAGAAATTGCGGTATGAATTATTTTGGTTATTATGGAATTTAGTACATCATCGTCGgcaaacaaaattaataataataattatttgtttcagAAACTAATAAGTCACATACTTCATGTACCTATGAACCGAGTAGTAGCTCGTGTAAAACGTTTGGGAGGAGGTTTTGGTGGAAAAGAGTCCCGCGGTATGTTAGTCGCTTTACCCGTAGCCTTTGCTGCACACAAACTTCAAAGACCTGTACGTTGCATGCTCGATCGGGATGAAGACATGCTAATGTCGGGAACTAGACACCCATTTTTGATAAAGTACAAAGTAGCGGTTACCGAAGAAGGAAAAATAATGGCCGCACAAGTTAATATTTACAATAACGGAGGATACTCATTTGATCTCTCTGGACCTGTAAGTATTGaaagatgtaggtacttaagttgTTGTTTTAATAAAGATATCTATGTGATAGgatattttaccccttttttgaAGTGTCTTGATTTGATCATATAGTGAAAAtattattcgatcgataagtgcaatacaaatgcatttaaatattgcatttcaaatttcaccgcgaaaacgctacccgccatcttttaggttcatgagctgtcatgacatCACACAGATTGGTAAGCAATgatgttttcttagtgaaatacattacaatttcaatccatgtgacgtcacagtcggaactAACATGGCGGCTAtggtatcatgcgttttggatatttgtagaacagataaaaaagtgaaatctttaaaatgaattataaagttcataatataattttataaactgatatTAACAtctttcgattgcttattgctaatactatcttgtttatcgattttttagatttttttctcgcttggtgtaaaataccgaaATATTGAAAGTTAATGTTTTGAAAGTTAATGTTTCTTTGTTTAGGTAGTGGAAAGAGCAATGTTTCATTACGAAAATGCTTATTACATTCCGAATTGCGAAGTCACTGGTTACGTTTGTAAAACAAATTTGCCAAGCAACACTGCTTTTCGTGGATTTGGAGGCCCACAAGGAATGTTCGGTGCTGAAAGTATGATATGGGATATAGCTCATAAACTGAAAAAAAGTGCAGAAGAAATTCGTAGAATTAATCTGTATCGAGAAAATTCCATTACTCACTACGGACAGGTTTTAGAACACTGTACATTGCAAAGGTGCTGGGATGAATGTGTGGAAAAGAGTGATCTAGCACAAAGGAAAATAAACATTGAAAATTTCAACAAGTAAGTAgttactaatttttaattctGATTATATCCGATATTAATTGTTAACAGTTATTGTTAATAAACTATGTATTTATATGATTTTAGGCAAAATCGGTGGCGCAAGCGAGGTATTTCTATAATCCCGACAAAATTTGGGATTGCATTTACAGAAAGATTATTGAATCAGGCTGGTGCATTGATTCTTATATACACCGATGGTTCGGTTCTGTTATCTCATGGAGGAACTGAAATGGGACAAGGTCTTCATACTAAAATGATTCAAGTAGCCTCTCGGGCTCTTGGTATCGATACGTCAAAAATCCATGTAAGTGAAACAGCGACAGATAAAGTGCCAAATACTTCAGCGACTGCAGCCAGTGCTGGGTCAGATCTTAATGGCATGGCTGTTCTTGAGGCATGCCAAACTTTGATGAAGCGTCTTCAACCCTACAAAGATAAAAATCCTAATGGGAAATGGGAAGACTGGGTATCGGCAGCATTTGTGGATCGTGTGAGCCTATCAGCTACAGGATTTCATGCTACACCAGACATCGGATTTGACTTCAAAATAAACTCTGGGAAAGCCTTCAATTACTTTACGTACGGAGTTGCATGCACTGAAGTCGAAATAGATTGCCTTAGTGGAGACCATCAGGTTATAAGGAGTGATATAGTAATGGATTTAGGAGATAGTATTAATCCAGCTATTGACATTGGTCAGATCGAAGGTGCCTTCATACAAGGGTATGGGCTTTTTACAATGGAAGAGCTTATTTATTCTCCTACGGGGACTTTATACTCTCGTGGCCCTGGAGCATATAAGATTCCAGGATTCGGTGACATTCCTCTTGAGTTCAATGTTTCTTTGCTGAAAGGAGCACCCAATCCAAGAGCAGTTTTTTCGTCAAAAGTAAGTAAAGTCCATTAAACctactaaacaaaaaaaaaaacatgaggTAATGCTCGAGCATACATACTTGATTTTTTACAGGCAGTTGGAGAGCCTCCTCTGTTCCTGGCGAGCTCAGCTTTCTTCGCGATAAAAGAGGCGATACGCGAAGCGCGAGCGGACGCGGGCGTCTCGCTTGATTTCCAACTGGAATCCCCTGCAACGTCTGCGCGGATACGCATGGCGTGTGAAGACCACATTACTAAAAAGGTAATTACTTTACTTGAGAAATGATTAATGTTTTagaatacaatattttattttagcccAGACGTACCTTTGGTTAAAAGTGTGACGGATCTTTGTATAAGATCATCAAGTGTATGCTATTCCAAGATCTAATTCCtagtacaataataaattattatttaatcttgTAACTTGTGATAACCtggataatatttaatttcagatCCCCGTTCCCGAACCAGGCAGCTATATTCCATGGAATGTTGTTCCTTGATCTGTACTCAATTATTTATATTCAATAGCAAATAAAAACATTCTTAGTCAATCGCGTTGTTTATACTAAATCATACCTCCAGAAAATgtatgtaaaaagaaaataaaaagaaaaagatcaataaaaattatttatttaaattcataTCTAATATAGTACAATACAGACTAATAAACAACAATATTATTCACAATAAATTAAAGATCGCAtcaattaaattacataatgaTTGGATAATTCAATAAGTACGGGTACACTAACCCGTTGCGCCAAATCATGGTTTAATAAAAAGGTACAGCacacagcagaaaataatgttcatctacctttagaaagagacagcggttttgtagagcaattGTCTCAGCAGTTGAGACCGCCAAAAAAATCATATACTTAgctataagtgacagagacaccactctacaaagccaaaatctcattctaaaggtcgatgtacattattttctgccgcatccTGTATATCCATTTCATATCTCCTATACCGATACTAAAACGATTGCCATTTTCTTGTCTTCTTGCTTTTGGCAGgcatgaaaacattttatttaataattttgaagTACAAATGTGTACTGAGtaagaaaaaattgaaaaatgaatGATAATCGCATATTACAGCCGATATTATGAGTCGCAGGCAACTTTACCATATTGAATTCAAAATGTCAGCCAACGAAATAACGTTACCTATTTTCACGCATTGGTTCTTTGCAATAGATATTGGTATCTACTGAAAAATATGTTACTTGCGGCTCATCTACATCAGCACAAGAACAGAATATTGCAAGTATAATAGATCCAGTTTCTAATACAACGTAGTGATACATAATCCACTTTAGGAGATGTTTTTTGCAAACTtaaattttataacaatatatttattttatgttctcCTCTAATTTATAAGGTAATTAACTTATACTTAGTATCATATTATTTTCGGAGGggaaaaaatgatttatttgatcATAATTTTATAGCACGCTGTGTGAGCAtggtgtataataattatacctaatattttcaaTGTCATTTGGTCActgaaataaaaaagccttgaaaaatgtatttgtataaGTTTTACTAACTTTACCGAAGATTGTTTTTACACCATGTCTTCAATTGCTGTACACGTGTTATTTTGTCATATTTTTACTGTGATACGTTTTTAATAGCTTCTGAAACGACCAAGCGGCTCGACGTCAACCGTTTACAAAGTTttcttgatgcttgagtcaagcatttacgtgcttgaggCGTGAtagatgcgattttatatttttgcttgacgctacgttcggacagtgttcgagatatgagaacagtgccgtttgcttgatcaagccgcttgacgggcACATCAATCTCGCACCAAGCagtttgatcaagcaaaacaaatctacgtgctaAACGTCAAGCCGTTTGAACGTCTTGAAAGCTCTTTAGGATttcctattttttaaattatagatagCTTCTACGTGGAACAGACAATATAAACACGATACAAATTAGGAACTTCTAGAAGGAAGGTTCACATTAATTGTTTAGTAATCTTGGTGGTGCGCttttttaattagataaattcaatagtattattttacataatagaAATAGTTTGCGTTTTATATACAGTAAATCATAATTAAATCTAAGAGGCCCCAAATTAAAATAtggtacaaaataatgtaaattttatagTTGAACatgcatattataatttaaggaAAAACTTAAGTTTGAATACTGTTACTTCCGAAGATGTGATGGTAGTTGAAACGTAGTTTGTATGGGTGTATTTAAAAAGGTTCAAATTCTCtatgtatcagtacccttattataaatgcgaaagtgtatttgtttgttggtttattggtttgtccttcaatcacgtcgaaacagcgcaacggattgacgtatttttttgtatggatctagataaagacttggagagtgacataggccactttttatcccggaaaatcaaagagttccaacgggatttttaaacacctaatttgacgtgaacgaagtcgggggcatctgctagtaatgTATATATTACAGTAGGGCAGTGAGATTTttagaaatacaaaataaaatcatattaaaatataagtttgTTATATTTgataaactttaattttaaaactacttgAGACAAATAAAGCAATCCTTATCTTGTTCTCTGTTATTGACCTATTTGATACTTCGCATTATAATACCGTTATCAGTGTGTTTATGTTATTTGCGTACGTAAACCTTTTGCCATTATTGTTGACTTTGGAGAATTAAAAtaatgggtaggtacataatacacATAATGTAAATGCAAATAAGATTGCAGCAATCCTTTTTACCCAGTAGCTACCGAAAATGCAAATGACATCAGCAGCACGGTGAACTATATTATCGGACGCGCTAAAGCTGATGTACGCAGTAGTTGTATTAATTGCAGCTCTTGAGCTTGCCGCGGATCGCcttaaattatcatcatcatgatcaacccatcgccgcgccggttcaatacagagcacgggtctcctctcagagtgagaaggggtttgaccatagtctaccacgctggccatgtgcggattagtagactttacacacctttgagaacattatggagaactctcaggcatgcaggtttcctcactatgttttccttcatggttaaagcgagtgatatttaatttcttaaaacgcacataactcctcaaagttagaggtgcgtgcccggaatcgaacccccgacctccgactagaaagcggacgtcctaaccactaagctatcacagcttttttcgcCTTAAGTATGTGATCAAAATCAGGTCAAACAGCTACGAGTCCTTCCAGACGTGTCCTCGTAACTGGCCATATCTTGCGACACGATAGGTACCGCCTGCTGCAGACATtatgatgattttatttatgaTGTGTAAAATAGCTGGAAAAAGAGGGGTGGGAAGAAGGaagaagtcatggctacgtaacataagggagtggactggcataaaaacagtcggagaactattccgcctagACATGGACAAGAAGTTTAAACaactgactgctgaccttcagtaatggagaggcactaGATGAAGAAGAAGTTACATGCTTTAACTGCGACGAGACGGTGTAAGTTTTTATAGTTATTATCGAGTAGCGACAGATAAAAGAGTCATATTTTCCAATTCGATTCAATCATACTTTTTGTTTTGATCtgactaatttaattaattgtaaATGCTTCAAAGGACTAGAATTCGCTTTTAGATTGAATGTTTGAATGTTACAGATTGGTTCCTACGCGACATTATAAACTCAGTAAAACTTTTTTGGTAACTAATAGAACAGCCAAGGGATACATTATACAGTCGAACGACGGAGACCTCCAGACAGAGCAATCCTGCGGACTCACATGGCGTAACGGGCGGGGGAGGTATAatacccggaaaatcaaactaATAGGTAATTTTGCTTAGTAGTAGATCAGTCGTTCGGGACTCGGGTATATGAAGGTGATAAGACagtaaaatacaaatacaatacaAACCTTACACACCGTAAATATACAAACGCCGAATAAAGGTTATATCACATAGCCGCAAACGCTgtattttcagtactgaaagtGCAAATCACACCAGCAGCTCGAAAAGGCTGCAAAGGAAGCGCTAACCTTTGAATTGACACCACCATGATGGATTTATTTGACGCGACTGGTGTTGCCGACACTACTGCTGACGTCATTCGCTTATTCAGAACTGAAAAAATCTTGCGGCTCTCACCGATGCGATAGCCTGTATGGGATCAATTTAAGAGCATTTTTGGGAAGAGAGAAcgttgaatattaataattacatgGTATATCTACATTTTAACAGTTAGgatgaaatatattatttaaatgacgCCATAGACTTTTCATTGTCCAAAAATAACTTTGTTATCTTTATGAAAGTCACTTTCGAATAATACTACAGCAAAAGGGTACATGACCaagattattaagtaggtattaaattgattattaattaatcttttATAAAGTAAACTATATAGAAgaaggtaaaaataaaagtatattcatCCCTTTCTAATTCATAAGAATACTGCATAGACTTTTCATTGTCCAACCATAATTTTGTCATCCGATGTGAAAGCTATAGCAAAAAAGTACATGAcaccaaaataataaaacgtATTTCATTGATTATTTTTAGAAAGTGTGAAATAAACTATACGGAAGAAGGAACAACTTTCTAATTGATAAGCACCCTACAACGAAAACGAACTGAGTCGACTGtgtaaaaatcctaaatcataatttatttgtttttcattaaaaaaaactcatgtACCCAATAGCTAAACAGGTTGTAACAAAAACGAAAATTTACTACTAAACAATAGACACGAAATTTGTGAAGATGCAAACAAACTATAACACCACATAGATGttgcactcacactaatgcaaatAGCGAACGCGgggtgcggcgcggcgcgcgggtTGCTGTGTCCCGTTCCATCGCGTCGGACGCCGGGCTAGAAAATGCTATAGCGACGCGacttgcggttaacttcaagaactATTTAATTGGCGTGGACTTATACcatttatctctttctaaagtttatTGTGTAATATTTCTTGTTTGCACCTTCACACCTACTGTTAATTGGAAGATACAAACAAAGTTAATATTATTCAAGTGGAGTAATTTTTTCCCTTATTCGTAGATAGTACCTTAATTACCAGCAAGATACATTTTGGCTCTATTTATTCTAAAGCAAATTAAAAGTTTGACTAAAAGATTTCACTTCTCTGATTCAGTTGAGCATCCAGAACCCGAACTGGGACCTGAAATAAAGAAAGTATACATTAacagctatagtacgcgataggtcgagatgtcaatcggggagggaacgctccgcacacccacacagcgcatgcgctaacccggtgcggacgagcgcaggtgacgtgcgggtgcccTCGcccacaccccgattgccatgttcAACCTTTCGCGGCGAACAGTTAATTTGAGGAACAAAAGGTTTTTTTCCACTTTTGGATGTAAAGATCTTGAAAAATGAGATTAGGAGGAGAACCTGAGTAAGcgacagctcaacgggttgtgaagcagaagtggcaatgggcaggctacaaagttcggaaaaccgatagacgttggggttccaaggtgctagaattgcgacctcgcaccggatagcgcagcgttggaagaccctccactagatgGACAAACgacacgagtcgcagggagccctaaaagagacctacagtacgcggcagaaaatattgtacatcgacctttaaaaaaagatagcggtttcgtagagcgttgtttcggtcgttgagaccaacaaaacatcacataggtatgagtgacagagacaacgctctacgaaaccgaaaccgctttttaaaggtcgatgtattaTATTTTCTGCTGACATAcagtctagcagtggacgtctatcggttgataatgatggatCTACCTGAATGCCTGGAGTACCGTCGCCGGGGCGGCCGCCGCGTGGGGCTGTCCGAGTTATATTCAGTTTCGGTGTCGGGGGGTGCGGGACCGTTTCGCGACCGCGAATTGCGTCCGTTGGGCCTGCGTACAATGTAACTTTATTTGAAGGGTCATTACAAAGTTTTCTTGGTGCtagagtcaagcatttacgtgattgatgcgattttatatttttcctcGACGCGACGCGGACGTTATGAGAGGAATGGCATTTGTttgatcaagccgcttgacgggcgtatcaagcaaaacaaatctagatgattgaccgtctcggaatctcttactaagaaaaaaatagaataacttattttaatttaaaactgtcaaacctcgtggcTTTAGGTGCCAGTCTTGAGCAGAGTGTTTTTTCTAGATTAGAGTAAAATTcttagaattaaaataaaagtctttTCAGCAATACTAAAATGAAAAAGaagcagatactctaaatttagtttagagaaagccAGAATCAACGCCACTTCCTAATAACTTTGCTTGTACACAATGTTGTCATAGATTTGACATGTATTTTTTATGAATTATATGTATGAACGAACTTGAGCTTCAAAAGAAAGGCctttaaggtccattttactacTTTACCTTTCTATAACTCGCATTCTTCTGTCTCTGGGCGAGTAGGGCGAGCGGCGTCGCGGCGAGTAGCGGCTGTCGGGCGAGTAGCGCACTGTCTCGGGCGAGTAGCGACTCTCGGGCGAGTAGCGACTCTCAGGCGAGTAGCGGCTCTCTGGCGAGTACCGGCTATCAGGCGAGTAGCGTCGCTCGCTGTATCTATTTCTAGTTTAaacatactcatattataatgaGAGTGAGTTTTACCTTCTATTTCACTTAGACAATTAACATATTAATAAGTTGTTAGAACCCCCACACAGGTTTGAAAATGTGGTCAAATTATTCTGTTGTTAATTATCTCTAAGCTAAATTGACAgatttaaatctagtgctatccttttccccTTGGAGTATATTATCcctatgacagggatagcaatacatttagatctgtcattttattttagtaacgtagtatagattgtgtacaacagaattagcctcACTATCAGCACTTCCCCGACAATCCATACAAACCGAACCGGCCTATCCGTATCCGCAAATGACTTGTGTGTGTGGGTAATTATTCTAGGGCCAGTATAGGGCTGAGCATGACTGAGGCCTGAGCGAAACCTATCAAGCTGGACAAGGACAACGCTATACGTAAGCAACAACAGTGCTTCTTGTTCGCCTGATAACAAGTGACAACCGAGTGATGCAAACGCGGCAGTGCTAATAGCCGTTACATTGCGGGCGAGGATAAATTAGCAGAGAGTACTGAGTGGCGCTTAAATAGTAATTCatactatttaatattatgaatgcgaaagtgtctgtccgtctgctagcttttcacggcccattcgttaaatcaattttgacgaaatttggtacagagatagcttgcatcccggagacagacATGGGCTAGTgaggctaccttttatctctgtaaatcaaagacttcccatgggattaaaaaaatctaaatccacgcggaagaagtcgcgggcaacatccAGTTGATCTATGCTATCAGTATGATAGTAGACGCATACCTTGGCGGGTGCGGCGAAGGCAGGCGGCCGAGCGGTGGCGGGCGCGGCAGCGGCGGTAGCAGCGGCGGCGGCAGGAAGGCCAGCGGCGGCGGCAGCGGCGCCGGCAGGCCATCCGCCTCTAGGGGCGAGGCCACCGCTGGGACAAGCATTATTTGATCGCCAAAAGTCCATCCACGTAGTGGACTTAGACGTGATGACGACACGGGCAGTGTTGAGCTCATAGTTACTATAGTCCGCGaaagattgagatggcaatcgtgacGTAtggaggcgggggacgccccccacacccgcacgtcgcccgcgctaTTTTGcatcaggttagcgcgggggctgtgcgggtgcgtccccatcccgattgccatgtcgaacTGTCGAGAACTATACGTATCTTATTTATATAGTTGCGTATTTATatagttaacaattaaataaatcatttagtataaatatccatactactattataaatgcgccgCCTCCGCATCGCGCTTGGCTTGCCTCGCCTCGAGCCACGCGGTGTGCTCGCGCGCTTCCATTTGACCGAAGTCCGTATATTTGGGCGTAAGAACATTTTGAACGTCTTTCATGGATATGTGTGTTTGCGTGGACTCTCAAAACTTTTGTTTATTGTAACTAATTACTTATACTCACGTCTATGTGGTGAGGCGGCTCCATCGGCCTGGTGCAAGGCAGCCAGCTTCCTGCGCAGCGCAGCGGCGTCGTCTTTGGCCGCTTCCGCGTCGCGCTTGGCTTGCCTCGCCTCGAGCCACGCGGTGTGCTCGCGCGCTTCCATTTCACTGATGGCGGTGCGCCGAGCAGATTCTTGTTCAGCTAGTTCGAGTGTTAAGGTGTCGCATTTTTCCCTGTCCAAGAAATATGTGGTTTTTTTGCCCGTGAATAAAGGGAGACGTATATTATGCATTTTGGATATAAGGTTATACATTTATTCACAATAGAAGTATGTACATTACAGGTATAGAAGGTTCAcgccgcacctctaacttttcagagttttaagtaattaaatatcacttgctttaacggtgaaagaaaacatcgtgggaaATCTACAAAagcgagagttctccataatcttcaaaaatgtgtgaagtctgccaattcgcacttggccagcatagtAGACTTGGGgtaaaacccttttcactctgagaggagacccgtgctctgtagtgagtcggcgacgggttgatcatgatgatgatgatcacgtAATGAAGTGCAACTCGgctcgtttttatttttaatttaacaaacgcctctctttctatcgcgtaGTTTTatcgctctctctctctctctaagtTCCGTGAAGCTATCAAGTGACGACATAAGCCCGGGCTGGTTAATTTAATGGTAACACAAATCACAGTAGTAGTATAGTGCCTATTCGCTTAGCATAAATACATATAGtgagataatgtggctaattctgttgtacacaatttctaaactaaactaaaatggcagtctaaatctattgctatcactttcataatgttgcttgcggaataggatagcactagatttagatttgttatttagtttagtttagagattgtgtataacagaATCGGTCCCACTAATGTCGTTGATGGTTCAGGACCTCTGCCTAACTTTATGAGGTTCCcagcggaaaaggatagcttTAATTTTAGACTGGTTATTTAGTATAGGTTAAGGGTACAAACAATAgtaaagtacgcggccgaaagtaatgtacatgtaAGCAAATTTATacagcactgtctctgtcgttgagacagacaaaatgtcatataggattaagtgacagagacaacactctatgaagccgaaatgtcattctaaaggccaatgtccattactttcggccgcatattGTACTTAAACTTGCAAAAGTACTTACTTGTATCGTTGGacctcttgttgcaacaattctATCTTCTCTACAGTGCTTGTCGACTCCCCTTGCTTGCTGAGCCACAATGCTTCCTTGGTACTGAGCTCTCTAAagtttaagatttaaaaaaaaagtgtaatgtaatattt
The nucleotide sequence above comes from Maniola hyperantus chromosome 8, iAphHyp1.2, whole genome shotgun sequence. Encoded proteins:
- the ry gene encoding xanthine dehydrogenase; this translates as MGLLNADEETSDVNTDLVFYVNGKKVTEPKPDPEWTLLWYLRKKLRLTGTKLGCAEGGCGACTVMISKYNRKEKNIVHLAVNACLAPVCAMHGLAVTTIEGIGSTKTKLHPVQERLAKAHGSQCGFCTPGIVMSMYTLLRSCKKVKYSDMEVAFQGNLCRCTGYRAIIEGYKTFIEDWETTRVPNGNSNGSTNGACGMGKDCCKNRTDDSETEFIFDKSSFLPYDASQEPIFPPELKLSPIYDEQYLIYRSEKTVWYRPTSLQSIIKLKNQYPEAKIVVGNTEVGVEVKFKHCNYPVIIMPNFVPEMNSVLETDSGLVVGAAVTLMEIENVFRKNIDMLPKYKTRTLTTIIDMLNWFAGKQIRNVAAIGGNIMTGSPISDLNPILMALKVKLNILSEKGGHRSVLMDETFFTGYRKNVVKPDEILLSVEIPYTTKYQYVKAYKQAKRRDDDISIVTAAVNVEFESDTNVINSITIAFGGMAPVTKIATKTSQLLKGLKWNEQMLDKAFTYMLDELPLNPSVPGGNVQFRQALTMSLFLKAYLAIAKEMCQDYIQEDLVKPFHCSGAEQFHGSVPKSSQYFELVGNKQVISDAVGRPVPHMSALKQVTGEAIYCDDIPIAEGELYLAFVLSTKAHAKLVSVNAEEALKQPGVVAFFSAKDLTEEQNAIGPIFHDEELFASKKVTSQGQTIGVIVAQDQQAAQSAARKVHIEYDELEPIIITIEDAIKHKSFYKQFPKTIKRGNVQCVFEDSMNIIIEGECRLGGQEHFYLETHAAFAIPKKEDDELEILCSTQHPSEIAKLISHILHVPMNRVVARVKRLGGGFGGKESRGMLVALPVAFAAHKLQRPVRCMLDRDEDMLMSGTRHPFLIKYKVAVTEEGKIMAAQVNIYNNGGYSFDLSGPVVERAMFHYENAYYIPNCEVTGYVCKTNLPSNTAFRGFGGPQGMFGAESMIWDIAHKLKKSAEEIRRINLYRENSITHYGQVLEHCTLQRCWDECVEKSDLAQRKINIENFNKQNRWRKRGISIIPTKFGIAFTERLLNQAGALILIYTDGSVLLSHGGTEMGQGLHTKMIQVASRALGIDTSKIHVSETATDKVPNTSATAASAGSDLNGMAVLEACQTLMKRLQPYKDKNPNGKWEDWVSAAFVDRVSLSATGFHATPDIGFDFKINSGKAFNYFTYGVACTEVEIDCLSGDHQVIRSDIVMDLGDSINPAIDIGQIEGAFIQGYGLFTMEELIYSPTGTLYSRGPGAYKIPGFGDIPLEFNVSLLKGAPNPRAVFSSKAVGEPPLFLASSAFFAIKEAIREARADAGVSLDFQLESPATSARIRMACEDHITKKIPVPEPGSYIPWNVVP